The nucleotide sequence ATTACGCACTTACACCAGCACTAAACACTCGCAGTTAATAGTATCAATCAACGTGAAACGGGCTGGACGTTTTCTGAAATAGTCTAACCACAGATTCTGTGAGTCTTTtgtaatattgatatatagatatatcaatattacaaaaattgttccataaacttatataatttgtgataACCCCATAATATCATAGATCATACAAATGAGGATGTCACCCTGAATAGTATCAATTTAAACTAATAGGCAGGTGCAGGcttcaaaatatacaaagatattaaatgcaaatatatttgtaatataaaaaaaaatccataatGTCGAGTCATGTGTTCACATTTGAATTTTCCAAATTGGTAGTTATTTTCACGAGTTCCAAAGTCGATAAAGAtcgataaagaaaataaaacagggacaggtatattatgtattatatctCTGTCCTTTACATAATGTATTGCATTCAATCATTCATCGctcattttttgtattacagtatttgcttaaatagcgatatattttgttgtacggCGCTAAGGAGCAATCTTCTATGTTTTAAGGCCTGTTTTACCACTTTCtgattcaatattatatttcgattttacagctagataaatctgcctgatgtCATTGGCCACAACACACACCATTTTGTTTGATACGTATAGATATAGGATAGGCACATACGTATAGACTATAGGATATTTTATCACCAAGCGTTGATGCAAGTCCTCTATATAATAACACgacaatataacaatattcttTAGTACGTGAAAATAACAGCCAACTTAGAAGAACGCAAATTTAGCAACTTGAAGTAACACGCTGAACACAAATATATTCGTTTTTCGCATTTTCGTGACTCAAAAACTATGTTTTGGccttaatttctattttttgtattaaaataaaaaaatccatttttgGACCGCCCAATAATGAATTTTTGCTTTTGTAAGAGCAATGGATTACGATCGGCTGTGATGATTGATACGAATCTGTTCATTTTCTGTTAAAGATTTTTCAAGTCTTACTTCAAGTTGCTACCTTctcaaacaataaaactatataatagcattatttaaatataattcatatatttctaTAGCTTTTCTCTACAAGccacttaatttatttacactgtGGCCCAAAATCACAAGTTATCTTCAAGGGCTGTCATTATTTACAAAGTACATTATACTGCACAGATTAAATTAAACCAAAGTTAGATACATCACTCCTGCTTTTGCTACAAAGgaaaaagtacttaaaataCACGCAGCGagaattcaaatttctttgaTTGAAGTCATAAATCCGAGTAgggttataaaaatgtttcggGTTTCAGAGGCAGTGGATAAATTGACGAAATTGATGTGCTGACTGTATGTAAAATgcgttttttcttacaagtcttATCATGTAAACAATTATACCATGTctttttaagattttacagcgatataaataaaattaattattttgatttattttcaaaaaaaaactcaacaATAAGTACTGTAAAAATTGACTACATGTTAGgaattgtaagaaaaaaccGAGTGTACGCAGTTATTTTTGCATTATCATGTAAAAAATGGtccaaacaataattaaaaaagtacgATCTTACGATTGCCATAAGCAattgtcttttttatgaatagtaTCActgtgacatttaaaaataaataaacaatttgaataacttttataattcTTTAGTGTTTCTCTCTACTAGGCAGGCAagattatcataatattgtcTATGTTTAGAGTTTACATTACTCACAATATATCACAAGCCAGCTTAACGCTTATGAaacaagacaaaaaaaaagttaaggaaacaaaattatatttaaatataacaatttaaatctGCAATTCAATCTGTCTGTTGAAAGAGTAAATAATCACCGTCTAaaacttgattttgttttttatttaatactgtattattgtatgtatttacaatttattatttttcaatctaAAAAGGCAGTGTCCTATCTTCAATGCTTACTCAAAATAGTTTACTGATTGTCAGTAAactataggttttttttaaatttcatttcttcCACGCCGTTACTTCAAAAGCTTTTCCcgtgaatataattattttttcgtgATGGATTTCTAATTCAATCATCAATCCTTATTAAACGCcgttcattatttttgaagtcaataaattatattaatgcattaaataatttattgactaATTATTGACGcaattaacaattaatttattgacgcAAACCAAACCAAACCACAAGTTATTTCTCCATATGGATTGCGTTCCATATGGAGAAATAACTTGTGGTTTGGTTTGGTTTGCGTGGATTCAAGTCTGCTATAATATGAGATGTCAGCACTTTATACGCCAGATAGCGCGGCCGAAATAGGAACTAAACGCAAACCGTACTTTTGTTGGAAGAACGTATAGAGGTACGGTCCGCCAAATATCTGTGATCTATGTAACCATAGTGTAAGTATAATCATAAAGTCTCAAGCTATGCGACCATAGACATGAGATTAACCATAGAACAGCCACTCCAGTTCACCCAGAGCCTTGGTGTTAGGAGACCAGTTCGTCTAAGGCCTTGTCCTTGTTAAATTCGTGTTTGGCAAGCGCCGCGGAGACCCGGCCCTCGGAGAAGCCCAGGTCCATCAAGTCGCCGATCATCAGAAGGCCTTCGATTATCTGGAATGAGTAGTTCAAACATCACTGAAAATCACTCATGGAAATTTGGTTCCTGTTAGAATCGAGTCTACAATGATAATGGGGACTATTGAAGTCCTTGAGTAAGTACATCCATACTggtccatactaatattataaagagaaaggatttgtatttttgtttgtaatgaatatacTCAAAAACGGATAGGATGAGATGTTCAGGAACTAACATATGTAACATAATAACATATGCtaatttttatggttttacctaaGAAAAGCtaggataatataaataaaaaaatagttacctACACGtacctaaaagattttcattgttttcatCAGGACAACATTAGCTCTATACTAAACAAACatgataacaaaacaatatgtaAAGAATTACGACTTGTCAAGATCAATAGACCAATAAAAATGATCATAACAACTGTCAGGCTTGGTGACAATTAGCACAGATCTCTCTCCCATCGTatgcaaatatataatatcttcacagaatacaataaatggttatctatgaaaaattagaattacctttttatcattatcaccTAAAAGACTACAGACTCTTGCTACCCTGTCCAGAGGAAATCCCATACAGTGTATGTTCTGACAAATATGCTGCAGCTTGGGCGGCAGCTTCTCATATGGATTTGGCAAATTTTCCGGCTTCTTTCTATTTCTTCGCTCATCCTTCTTCTTACAAGATGTTTCAGGGACCACTTTTGGGGCAGGACTTACATTATATGATCTTTCGTTGGCTCTTAGTTTGGCCGAAGCTAATTCTTCATCTAATTCTTTAACAATATCAGGCACACTTCGCGACCTTGACTTCACTGTATGCTGCGATATTGACATCGGACTCTGATTCTGAATTTGATTCGGTGTTGTATTGTATGTCACATTTGGAGAAGGATAAGACATTGACGCTGGTATATTAGGGCTTTGGAAATAATATGGTTGCGGAATGTAAGTTGGTTCATTAGGCATGTGACTAATATCTGATGGCTgcatttgattattataatagttggTGTCAATTACTGAATATGGATTAGCTGGAACATAGTATTGGTAATTTGGCatgtacatattaatattatcacagGTGTTTTCTGGTATATAATATCCATTTGATACTGGATAGTGTTCTGGGGAATACATCATACTAGGTCCATGGACAGGCTGCTCTATGTAAGTATTGGGTAGATAAGTCATTCCTTCCATTTGTGCTTGAGATGCGCAGTTGGGAACAGAGCTATAACCCTGATCTACAAACACTTGAGGATTACAACTCGTCCCAGAATCCCTCTGACTTTGCAACACTTGAGCTAGTAATTCCATATCATTTATAGTCTTCAATTCCACGTTATCAAAAGGACTTGATGTGTCATTCTCAAAATCTTTATAAGTCAATGTTTCTATGTTATGATTGTAATGTGGTATCCTATTAACTTTTGCACTCTTCTTAATTTCTTGTAAAGGATCCGGATCATCTAAGAGATTGTTTTGTTGATAGTTGGACTGCACTTGTATCGGTTGGAGGATGTTTAATTGGGGATCAGGAGCATTACTAGTAGTTGGTATTTGGATTTCTTGAGTAGCAACATCAACTGATTCGGGGCTCTCGTGTGTCGGTGTCACATCAGAATTAGCCTCAGCTTTTTCGTCGGGGGACAACGCACTTATCTCATCGGTGCTCGGGTACGACACGTCTGACACGCTCAACTGCTTCAACTTTTCCTCAGCCTCGGCAGCAGCGATAGcatccaattttttttgtttcgccTCTTCCAACAGCTGTAAACGATGTCGCCTCTcggatttctttatttctttggCACGCCGGAGCTCCTTGAGTTTGGAGAGTACATTTGTTTCGAAAGTAGAACAATATTTAGCGCTGTCCACTACAGCCTGAGCTCGTAAAGGGCATTCCGTAACGCTGTAAGGCAATTCTATTTTGGGGGGCCGCTTGTATTTTTCTGATATTTTGACGGGAACGCCGTCCATGAAATCACTGAAATGAGACATGACAAACCACTACTTGCTCTTATTAAAATTGGTAATCAAACAATGAGATGACAAAGTTTGTTTCTATTGACTTTTTGCACTTTTAAGGTTACATGATCCACAATCAACGTCATCACTCGATATCTAAATTTTTTTCTACACAAGCTGGTATATGTTCGAACTTTTGTGATGTTCCATGGTCACGAAAagcttatatttttgattaaaattttattttattggtgaTTTTCCTGACGAAACCCTATTTTGCAAGTGAATGACAATAACTAATAAATGTCAAACTAACATCAACGTCAAAACTTGTTGCAAGACTAAATAATCGTGTACTTTTgtagtttattttctaaactctgcatcaattttatttcaaaatcatgtttgaaataaacagatgcatttttataaaaaatagactaTTATTCTCAAGATTAACATTAACTTCGcgtaatcaatttattattaatcataaattattcaatttaaaaattttggcATAATGCTGGTTGCTTTTAGAACACCCAAAATTCAAacgaaaaaagtaaaatcacGTGGACGTTTCATGGAGGATCGCCGTCAGATGTCGCTATAGGTATATCCAAAAAGTCATGGCGGATTTCTCAGTGGATTTTTACCGATTTGCAGTGGTAATTTGTGGGTAGAAGTATTATTACCGGCGTAGAAATAATTTGAGCTCGTTCTGTTAGCAAAGTGGTAAATCAGCGACACGCGTCACATTGAAGCCATTGGCCAATTTCGCAAATTACTCTGCTGAAACGTCGGACTTCGATAGATTGACTCGTCTCGGATTTCGGGAGTCCCAGGTTGAATAGATTTTTGTACGTCGCTCCAtactgtaattaatttactacgCCTACGATGACACAGTAGCCGGTGGGAGGCGTAGTCCGCCATCGCATAAAACGTTTCAAATACAGGTTGGTAcgcttaaaaattataattttgaatataaccCTGTAAGACCATTTAATTCAAGTAACATTGTTGATATTTTCAACAGATAAGTGGATATAATAATGAACGAGGGAGCGCCGGTAATGTATCATGCGAACGGGGGTTTCGGAGGCCCTGCGCCCGTATATATGGTAACAAATGGCGAGCGGCAGCGGCAGTTCGCCTTGGAGGCGCTGCAGGCCACGGCAGGGTCCGGCGGCCGGAGCGGAGGCTCTCCGGCGCACCAGCAGGGCACGCCGCGCCGCTGGCAGCCGCGCAGGGACCGCCCACATAGCAACAAGACAGAAAACACAGCATTTGGCTATGATTCTGATGATTCAAGTTTATCCAGCAATGCTTCGGGCTCAAACAAATCTGGAGAGAAGGGTAAGTGCTCGAACCTACCTACAATAACTTGTAATTTAGGTCCCTCAAAATGTGTACTTTGACTTTCCTCTCTTCCATTTACTATTTTGCAGAtaggtaagttattttttactatgcATTTACCTCTATATACCAAGGGAAAgaaattgttgtaattttttattttaatgaatgaatgaatgccGAAAATAACGACAAATGCCTAccctcaaaataaaaataaacaccttTGTGTCTATTTGTTTTCTCAAGATATTCAACTCCTATATTAgaatatatatctaaatacattacatttccACACCAAATGTTGTGGCATTCATAAATGATGTTGGTGACAATGATGCATTGGTCGACTGGCAAAGATATCTGATAGATAGTTTGTAGGTATGTGTTCTTATTTTCTGTGATCTGAGAGTAACAGAttacagaaattaatttaaatttgaattcaagTGTGTTCTCTAGAGTCCAAGTAAAGATTATGGGCTatctttgtttctttattcatatttttttctaattttaccCAGTTCAATGaaatgtttgttacatttcattttaatttttgcaaaTAGAATTGTTTTTGGAATAATTGTAAGAATATCAGTTGCAGAAAGAAAATGAAGATTTTAAAACttgctaatttattttgtttcttttttttttggagGCTACAAATTGGGATATTAAAGCGACTAGTAAACTAAGctcatatttgtttttaactatgctatttacaaaatctaaaatatttttaactagctgcCCTGTGCGTTTccctcctgtgggaatttcaagataaaagtatcatatgtgttattccaggttatattctacccatgtaccaaatttcataacaatcgttgtaatagattttgcgtgaaagagtaacaaacatcctcacaaacttttgcatttataaaattagtaggaTATACAAATCAGTTTCAGTAAACCCTCTGCTGGTCTAGTGATAAATGGGTCACTGGTACAATCACGTGCAATCGCATATATACAAAAGCATTAAATTTTAGACTTtgtatttaggtacctattaatgCACGTGATTGTACAAAGTGCTAATAGCCGACTACACGATTCACCTAAAAATGTGATAATTGTATTACATAAAACcgtttttcttataatttttttcttacttaaaccataaaaatcaaattctaacatatatttttctatttttattagcattatttaattagtaacTTCATAAGCAACACTTGTTGAGTGTCACTCGAGACCTAAACTGATAAACCCTGGTGTAAGAATCGGAACcctcttattaaaaaaaaagttactatatAATGTTTCGTCACTGTCGCACTGtccaatatttgacattgcgAGAACATTCCaagtatgctttatttttttttatggttaaGATAGTTTCTAAACCGTAACAATGACGATTAAATTGACGATCTAAACGTCGTTGTAAATTTGTCTGACAAATGCCATAGCGTCGTAAAATATGTTGCCACCCGTGTTAGGTAATATTGTGTACACGAGTGATGCCACCGTGACGCGATCTTATGTGACGTATGGTATGCGATTAGCTCTGacgtgattattatttttacactagCCGCACCTCTGGATTCCACTCCCGTGGCTATTGTATCTAGATACTTATGAACAAATTTGGATGTGCGTGAGTTTATTGtgtataattgatttttaattttcttcactAAAAATTTGTCTTCTTTTGCTTAAAGAAAAATGTAGACTTatttatactaccaagcagTCAAACAAGAATACGACCACAGTCAATGTGTGAAACGAAATAAGTATCAAACGCGCGTTGCCTAAGTGCCTATTTTGCGGCAGAAGTGGATTGGAGTGGGGTATCCAATCCATGCAGACGACTTTTGTACACCTACCTATCTATCTAGTAAATGACATATTTATCTCAGACGAGGGCACATCGCGCAGTTCAGAGCGCGGCAACGCGGGCGCCGCCGGCGGACACGCGGGGAACTACTCGCGCGAGTGGCGCCCTCGCCATCGCCACTCGCAGCCCGCCCGCCACCGCCGCCTGGCGCCCGACCGCTACATCAGCTCCTACGCGTTCCAGGTCAAGTTCACCCCCGACGATCTGCTCACAGGTGAGTGTTGGTGACTGCAGCTGGCTGTGATACAACTAAGTACCCGCTAGTGGCGTGCCTGTGGTTATTCATTAAATGGTCTTGCAAGGTCGCCATTTGTCtggataaatttaaaatttaatgatatgaAAATTCTGGATTCGAGCGAAAATCGAACCTAATAGAATCGATAGCTCGATGGTTAAGAGTACTGCCCCGAATAGACAGGGCATACCGTGACTATTCGGACATTGACAAGACATTGTGGATTGGAACGAGAACCAATGggttcaataaataaacaataataatattggttCAATACACGaataaaaattccaaaatgttttcatataagtacattttgaattttgttaaaaagcatgtgtggcacaaaaaatataaagatacgGTTTTTACACAGATTACCAGTTTGCAAAACTGTCCCAAGTTTTTGAGAAAATACTGCGTCAAGACTGGTTAAACCCATATAAATTTTACCCTCGTTCATGATAACATTGTTCACAGGCTCAAAGTTCGACACACTGTCGCAGGAGATGTGGGACAAGTTCATCAAATCGCAGCAGAGCGAGGAGACCTTCCGGAGGAAGATGACGCTGTGGAGATAtctctatattaatattaaggtAAGTTCTCCGAGAAGGTAGACATGGAAATCACTCTGACACAAGAACAATATtcttaaagttaaataaactgaaaaagttattcagtggctccaaaaatgttatgaatCCTATCCAAGTCTTTTATCTGAATATTTTCCTGGTTCCTTGCTTTACCATTTAGTGTCCCCACTCCACTTTGTATGGTCTTCAAAACATGAATATGTGCATCTAGAATGTTTTCAGTCGCTAAAACAAAAAGGTAtactaaagaaaaaatagtaagTACTTCCTTTTCTATTACATACCTGCACCCCTTTCTATTGCAGCTACATACCTTTATCCTTTCCTTCAACAATTATgatgttttgcaaataaagtAACTGGCAAGAGCGAGAAATAGATTTGTATGATAAAACTTGAACATTTGTCCGCAGCGGATATTCCCCCGCTACTCGCTGTACGTGGTGGGGTCGACCATGTCCGGCTTCGCGCTGGACTCGTCCGACATGGACCTGTGTCTGTACGTGCGTCCGCTGGAGAATGTGGAGCCGCGTGCGCACGCGCTGCTGCACCTCAACTACATACTGAGCTACATCCGGAGCTTTGATCCCAGTGAGTGTTTGTACTGTGCGATATCaagaactagcttttgcctgcggcttggcccgcgttaattttccaagATGAtaggtatcctatgtccttctccatacttcaaattacagGTATGCAAAATGATTACATGATACCTTCGTAATCCTTAATCtgattatatactatatttaaattttcgtacTTAATGACATTTTATCACAAAGGCTTTATTCAATGAGAGGCTTTATTCAGAGGCATTCTGGAATAGTGGCCACATACAACCTAAGCGCCGATCATTTACCAATCTGATGGTCTGACGATATCGTCAATGTTACAGGAAGACGCTGGACGCATACTGCTTTGAATCGGTCCTTGGAGGCCTATATCCAACAGTGGACttcttgtttttaatttgtagcCTTGTTTTGTGTTGTAATAAGAAatcttactattattattaatgttgaaagtttgtgaggatttatgtatttttgttactctttcacacaaaatctactggaccgattgttatgaaatttggtacacggggagaatataacctggaataacaaataGGGTATTTTTGATCtcgaaattcccgcgggagctAAGCCCGGAGGTCACAgctgtttaataatttaagatttgattaattaaccttaatttttaaattaaggttaattaataatttaagattgACCTGAAAAAGTTCCTACAAAGGTTGTGTTGTTTGAAGGTATAAAAGGCAGTATAATTTCAGACGCGGAGTTGATCCAAGCCAAAGTGCCCATCCTGAAGTTCCGCGACCCGCGGCACGGGCTGCAGGTGGACCTCAACTGCAACAACGTAGTCGGCGTCCGGAACACTACGCTGCTCAACACCTTCTCTCGGAGTGAGTATAGATATTTCTTGTTTTGTGCActttgtgtttgtgtccatcgccCGCGCGATACATtgtgcttagtgtgggccatttatttacatcaatgGACGCACTAGGTGGCGCCACTGATAGCGCAAGTTTCTGTTATTATGacttgacattttaaaaaatctgcgCACAACGCAAtcgttaaaattttttttggaaatgaaATTGGTCGAGTTGGTTCAATATGATAACACTAGTTGGTCCACAGTGATTTTGGTGCCGCCAATAGTATTACtgatttgtttgtatgttggTTACACAAGGTGCACCAAATTaaagcaaattttattgacatgTTTAATAGTGAAAACCTTATTGAAATTCATTCACTGGTTTTTGAGTAAATCGCGTTACTATAGTATTCCTGTAGTAGCACGTCGTGAACCGGCCATTAGGCGGATTTATCGCTATAGCGATCTTATACCTTCTCTAGGATATAACAAATTAacgattaaatatttttaataattgttatatgACTGGATACATTCAATGCTTCTGCTTCTTATTGCgaatcaaaatattcaattacaaTTCAACCCATACTTCTGATCTCCACAATTAAGGCAGTTACTATGGTATTGAATATATCCCTGTGGCGATGTTAATGTGACGTGATGTGTGTGTTGCGGCAGTGGACTGGCGCGTGCGGCCGCTGGTGTCGCTGAGCAAGCTGTGGGCGCGCGCGCACAACATCAACgacgcgcgcgcgcgcacgcTCAGCTCCTACGCGCTCACGCTCATGGTCATACACTTCCTGCAGTGTGAGTACCTTACCTATATCTGTGCCGGTATAAAGTCTCGATTAAttggaaatatatttgaacATGTATGATCTGTTTCATCAATTTCTGATAAAATCTCATATTGTGGTCTGACAATCAGGTTGAGGTTGTTTGCTAGTTAGCCCTATCAAATACTTGCGAAATATGTATGTCATTCCAATACTGGCATGCCTACTTGAGCACTTGCTCTTCAGTATTTGACAAATACGGTATAATTTGAGAGACTATAGTGCCAAATgttaaaaatcagttttctttttgtaaaccACTGTAAAACATATTGAGAAAGTATCGATGACGCGTACAGGTGGCACAAACCCGGCGATCCTGCCGCGCGGCACGGAGGCGAGCGAGTGGGGCGAGTGGGGCGAGTGGGCCCACTGGGGCCGGCACAGCAACCGGTCGTCGCTGGCGGAGCTGTTCGTGCAGCTGCTGCGCTACTACGCGGAGTTCCCGTACTCGCGCATGTGTGTGTCGGTGCGGCTGGGCGCGCGCGTGCCGCTGGCCGAGTGCGCGGGCGAGGCGCAGCAGTGGAAGCTGATCGCGGTGGAGGAGCCCTTCGACCTCAGCAACACTGCGCGCTCGGTGTACGACCCCGACACCTTCGGCCGCATCGTGGCCGCCTTCCGCGACTCTCACCGCCGCCTGGCCGCCGGCCTCCGCCTCGCCGACGCCTGGCCCGAGCGATGACCGCGGCGCCGTCTCATCGactccattttattttctagatttatatttattgcggCGATCCGACGAATCTCGGCTCTCGGGTTTGTCGGCGGGAAAGTTCCGTGGTTCGGTCCGACTCGGCCTTTGACGGCGATAGATATAGCGACCTTGGATTATTAAGTGATTGACGGTGACGACGGTCGTCGAATATATCTACCGCTCTGTAGAAGAGCAAATTTTTCGCTTTATACGATCGGTGTATAAAGAAGGTAAAAGTGTTGATTCGGGCTACGGGAACGTGTACGAAGCGCACGATCGCGTGTTTTTGCAGCTATTTGAGAAATTGAACACGTCACAAACCGTATTCTAAATCTGTCGCATCGCTGTATTGTATTGCATGTGTTATCGCTGCCGTAATGCAACCAAAAACGCTGAAATTAAGACTGAGTCATTTCGCTAGAACTCCACTAAAGAATTTTCTCGGCTGTCGGGACGCGACGGGTAATGAATGATACATAACTGgcagttttgaaaataaaacactcaCTTTTCGTCTCGATCGTGTACGTCACAACAATCATAAAATTAGATTTGCATTCATTTGCCAATCGGTCACACACTCATATGAATCGCTCTTTTAGATTTTGTTTCCCGAGTTGACATTTGGGATGTGTGACATGCGTCAAATGATGTTTTGATCAAAATTTGGTccagtgttttattttcaaagcgTTATCAGAATCGGACTAGTCTGTGGAACAAAGCGTCGCCGGCCGAGGAGCATTAGATATATCATGTTAGGTGTGCTAGTCGCGTCGTCTGCGCCCGCTCAAGCGGGCAAGTTCCTATAGTATTGCCGCAGACGTATACCTTTGGCGATGACAATAATGTGAGAAATCCTATTGTTGAGTGACTCGCGTTACGAACCGGCCATCACGCGTccgtttttaatgtttatattgtttatttataagttatttaaataatatgtattgtacATAGTAAGAATGAAagttaccaaaaaaaaaaacataaatattggaATGTTTTAAGACTTTTAAGGTCCtctgttttatgtaaatagtaTGTTGTGAGAGggtaaatgacaaaaaaatattatatatacagttATATGGTGTATGTTGTTGGGGTAGGCGTAGGCAGTCGCGAAGGAGTTCCGATTCGTGTGCTCTGGGTTGGAGCTACGCGCCGTGTCGACTGGAGGGAAATGTGCCTGGGATGTGGCGATGTCGTACCTTGCTATAGAGGTGAAGCTATTAGGAAGTTCGAGAATCGACCAATCAGCGCATCGTATGCATATGGAGCGGTGATTGGTCGATTTTCACTATCTAGTTCCGCTTCTATGTCGAAGGCAACTAACCCTGCGATCTATGCTAGAACATTCACGGGAATCTAGTATGAGCTTCTGTGCATGTCTCtagcataaatatttaaattactcgCTAAAGTTCATTCCATTAAGACACATTTTCTTTGAGTTTCATGGCGACACGCAGGCCTGATATGTTTtcaaaatactaatatataataataatataaataagtacattaaggTGCTATTACAGTAATTTGCTCCAAATTGCAAGTGCAATAAAGTCAGTGGtgctaaaatattatgttgccTTACGAGCGCTTCCTGGCTTGACGGTCGACGGGGCACGGGGCGATCAAATGTTAAgcatatcttttaaaaaattaacagagATTGTACAAATTGTTATATGCGCCCCGTGTTGCCCGTCTGTAGacgtaaaatttatatatcaaacACTATTTTATTCGTTTCGTGGATGAAgttaacagtattttttccattaatatttttttaaacccaTGAAATTGTAGTGTTGTCCTGCATTTTTGTAACCCAAAAGCAGTCTGCCAAATTCaagcatttattaaaattccttCTGAAATTATCTAAATTTGGCGGATTTGTAttcgttttgttttatgaaattgtattCGGTCAAGCG is from Plodia interpunctella isolate USDA-ARS_2022_Savannah chromosome 15, ilPloInte3.2, whole genome shotgun sequence and encodes:
- the LOC128676040 gene encoding poly(A) RNA polymerase gld-2 homolog A-like, which codes for MNEGAPVMYHANGGFGGPAPVYMVTNGERQRQFALEALQATAGSGGRSGGSPAHQQGTPRRWQPRRDRPHSNKTENTAFGYDSDDSSLSSNASGSNKSGEKDEGTSRSSERGNAGAAGGHAGNYSREWRPRHRHSQPARHRRLAPDRYISSYAFQVKFTPDDLLTGSKFDTLSQEMWDKFIKSQQSEETFRRKMTLWRYLYINIKRIFPRYSLYVVGSTMSGFALDSSDMDLCLYVRPLENVEPRAHALLHLNYILSYIRSFDPNAELIQAKVPILKFRDPRHGLQVDLNCNNVVGVRNTTLLNTFSRMDWRVRPLVSLSKLWARAHNINDARARTLSSYALTLMVIHFLQCGTNPAILPRGTEASEWGEWGEWAHWGRHSNRSSLAELFVQLLRYYAEFPYSRMCVSVRLGARVPLAECAGEAQQWKLIAVEEPFDLSNTARSVYDPDTFGRIVAAFRDSHRRLAAGLRLADAWPER
- the LOC128676039 gene encoding uncharacterized protein LOC128676039 — encoded protein: MSHFSDFMDGVPVKISEKYKRPPKIELPYSVTECPLRAQAVVDSAKYCSTFETNVLSKLKELRRAKEIKKSERRHRLQLLEEAKQKKLDAIAAAEAEEKLKQLSVSDVSYPSTDEISALSPDEKAEANSDVTPTHESPESVDVATQEIQIPTTSNAPDPQLNILQPIQVQSNYQQNNLLDDPDPLQEIKKSAKVNRIPHYNHNIETLTYKDFENDTSSPFDNVELKTINDMELLAQVLQSQRDSGTSCNPQVFVDQGYSSVPNCASQAQMEGMTYLPNTYIEQPVHGPSMMYSPEHYPVSNGYYIPENTCDNINMYMPNYQYYVPANPYSVIDTNYYNNQMQPSDISHMPNEPTYIPQPYYFQSPNIPASMSYPSPNVTYNTTPNQIQNQSPMSISQHTVKSRSRSVPDIVKELDEELASAKLRANERSYNVSPAPKVVPETSCKKKDERRNRKKPENLPNPYEKLPPKLQHICQNIHCMGFPLDRVARVCSLLGDNDKKIIEGLLMIGDLMDLGFSEGRVSAALAKHEFNKDKALDELVS